Below is a genomic region from Rosa chinensis cultivar Old Blush chromosome 5, RchiOBHm-V2, whole genome shotgun sequence.
AAGTGTTATATTATATGGCACGTTGAAATTGATGATTTCCGTGGCTTTGGATAGTGATGAGACAATGTTCATGTTTAGAGAAGCCAAGACGTCCTTTTGAGAAGGAACATTTGGATGTTGAGCTGAAGCTTGTTGAAGAATATGGGCTTCGGCGCAAGAGGGACTTGTGGAGGGTCCAGTATGCTTTGAGCCACATCTGTAATGCTGCTAGGGAACTTCTTACTCTGGACAAGAAAAATCCTCGCCGTATCTTTAGACCCAGTTGtggttatgttttattttgtttaatgtgCTTATGGGAGGTTGTCCTAATTGGAAAAAGTGTTGGGGTTGTACTTTGACTAAAATCACTTGAAATCTTCCTGGAATCACAATAAAATCTTCTTACTAATGTTTTGAACATACAGTTTTGTCATACGCTTGAATTCATTTTGTCCAAAAAATACTTGTGAAGTTCAATTGCAAATTTGCAGCATAtgtcactgatcaagtcactgtcaatccctgaccaagtaactgttaacctcaagttaCCAATAAAGTCACggaccatgtcactgtcaatccctgACCAAGTCagtgttaacctcaagtcaccggCAAAGTTACTGGCCACGTCACTATTAACCttaagtcactggccatgtcacaatcatgaacatgtcactgttaattacatgtcactaactaaataactgaccatgtcactaactaagtaactaaacatgtcactaaccaagtaactgtcagtagccaagtcactgttaatcacatgtcactaactaagtaactgaccatgtcactaatcaagtaactgtcagtagccaagtcacaagttaatatccaagtcactgttaatcacatgtcactaactaagtaactgaccatgttactaaccaagtaactgtcagtagtcatgtcacaagttaatagtcaagtcactgttaatcacatgtcactaactaagtaactgaccatgtcactaaccaagtaactgaccatgtcactaaccaagtaactgtcagtagccaagtcacaagttaataaccaagtcactgttaatcacatgtcactaactaagtaactgaccatgtcactaaccaagtagctgtcaatagccaagtcacaggttaatagccaagtcactgttaatcacatgtcactaaccaagtaactgaccatgtcactaactaagtaattgaccatgtcactaaccaagtaactgtcagtagccaagtcactgacagtgacttgaggttaacaatgctttggccagtgacctcactaactagggATTTGGCTTAGCCAATGACTTtattggccagtgacttggtcagtgatatGTGTATAACAGTGACGTGGTCAACATGTATTGTGACTTGGTTAGTGACTTAGTCAGTGACGTGTATTACAATGGCATAACCTAGAAGAAAGCTACCATCAGTAAATTAAAAGGCATATTGCTTGTAAAGATTAAGAAATCCTCCGTATGGGGACCAAGAATAAGAAATCATTGCCTTCAAACGAATGGTTCATAAACCTTAATGAGAATGACTATAGTGCATAGAGCACATGTAGCATAGACCATTATAACACTTACATCATTGTACAAATCTTTCAACAAAGCTTCAAGCATAAAAAAAGTGAGATTGCACGGGACGAATATAATCTAGATGCCCGAGAAGAGTAAAAAGACATCTATGCATCTTGTAGTTCCAAACTTTAATCTTGTAATCGTCCCCTGCAAAAACCCAACACATATCAATTAAAACCTGAACTATACCATCTACAAGTTAATGTTCTTCTAtagaaacaaaatacaaaatcccTTATCCCCAAGGGTAAATCAATTTGTGCAAGAGTAACATGGGTATCAACTAGTCAAGGAAAGGGAGCTTGTTTGCCAACAATACTCATACTAAATCAGTTTAGTTTCATTGGTAAGCTATTTCTAAACTCTAATAACATAAAGTTTTCAAAAACAAATCTTACTAGATCTAAAAGTAGTTAAGCTAAAAGCCCAGCGTTACAATAAATGTGAAAATAAACTTACCAACACAGCTACAAAACATAGATTTGACTCGATGATATGTTGTTTTAAACCAACTAGTATCCTTTTTAGCGCACTGTGCATCACATCTTTCCTCCTTGCCAGTCGCCTGCACTCAAATATATTCAAGTTATCATCAAGGAACCATCACAAACTTACCAACACAGGTACAAAACAGAAGTTACAATTCCTCGATTTTATCAAATGCCAAAACAGTAGCTATGAGATATTTGAATGCAAGTTATATGCTCCTAGTTTACTCTTACAATGATAGTGTCAGGACCCATGTTGCAATCAAGAACCAAATCTACGCGTCAGAATTATTTATGTGTAGCACAATTAGGAAAGCACGAGTTTCATACCACACTTCTTTCTCCTTGAGTGAGCCACCAGACCGAATTGTCTCTATACCTCGAGGATCTTTCATATTCCGAACACCATGGACATCTACTATTCTGTTAAACTTTGATACACAAACCCaaccacaaataaataaaaataatgcaCAACCTAATTTACCACATTGTTAGGatagataaataaaaaataaaaaataaaaaatagtacaCACCTATTTTACCATGCATCAAGGCGGTGATGGGTTATGGAACATTTAAGCTTCATAGCTCCTAGTCCACCATACAACACCACACACATACTCATATgcaaaaacacaaaagaaattcaaaaatgGCTTAATAATTAGGTGGATCAAGTTTAAATTGATATTTAATAAGCCTTGTTCTAAAAAACAATGATGTAGTTAATCAACGAAGTTAGAAGATAGGAAACATGTAGCAATGGCGTTTGCATAGTTCACACCATTCTGTGTTATACAATAATTTGTCAATTGA
It encodes:
- the LOC112167671 gene encoding uncharacterized protein LOC112167671, coding for MAGFRVSVFGESKRMLITACRCTHHWYNGFLTELEVCFNFTASYLLNDNGNSEILLFNRIVDVHGVRNMKDPRGIETIRSGGSLKEKEVWRLARRKDVMHSALKRILVGLKQHIIESNLCFVAVLGTITRLKFGTTRCIDVFLLFSGI